A window of the Butyricimonas virosa genome harbors these coding sequences:
- a CDS encoding RagB/SusD family nutrient uptake outer membrane protein: MRNILIIGLLLLGLSSCDDFLEYKDKDKIIPKELSHFDEFVYGEIINKTEGSLMNYLSYMTDETMSYVSSSMWLSKEDLRDEMFSYFTWAKEPQVRKDEVEVNDKAWSFFYHRILMCNITFEQVKELDEDIEGVKNRLLGESLFMRALSYFYLVNLYGEPYESAAQAKTALGVPINENVGVEANVYNRATLDVNYTLMEEDLKAAITYFEKGQKKGGIYRPNKDAALLLLSRVYLYQKKYDDVITVVDDLLKTTETEIIPYSTLEKFISSDDVVYKVYNTNNPGMIFSWGKLDVDATGFGYDLMRHSKAFFCASSELIGLYDEGNDLRFSRYYDKYDFNNYDEGIFYVATKNYCKASTANEAYDQALRLEEAYLNRAEAYIEKGEHELGMDDVNAIRAERIKGEYELVANSVDEAREFYRLEKRLEFSFEGLRWFDIRRWGLEIEHLYQDYSTPTVINHYVLKAGSPNYVLSLPLEIQRSDDKIERFERVETKQ; this comes from the coding sequence ATGAGAAATATATTGATAATCGGATTATTGTTATTAGGATTATCTTCATGTGATGATTTTCTTGAATACAAGGATAAAGATAAAATCATTCCGAAGGAATTATCTCATTTTGACGAGTTTGTCTATGGTGAAATTATTAATAAGACGGAAGGTTCTTTGATGAATTATTTATCTTATATGACAGATGAAACGATGAGTTACGTATCGTCTTCCATGTGGCTATCGAAAGAAGATCTTCGTGATGAGATGTTTTCATATTTCACTTGGGCTAAAGAGCCTCAGGTGAGGAAAGATGAAGTAGAAGTAAATGATAAGGCATGGAGCTTTTTTTATCATCGGATATTGATGTGTAATATCACATTTGAACAAGTCAAAGAATTAGATGAGGATATTGAAGGAGTAAAAAATAGATTGTTGGGAGAATCCCTGTTTATGCGTGCATTGTCTTATTTTTATCTTGTGAACTTGTACGGTGAACCTTATGAAAGCGCTGCGCAGGCGAAGACTGCGTTGGGGGTTCCGATAAATGAAAATGTTGGAGTAGAAGCCAATGTTTATAATAGAGCTACTTTGGACGTGAATTATACGTTGATGGAGGAGGATTTGAAAGCGGCAATCACCTATTTTGAAAAAGGACAAAAAAAAGGAGGTATTTATAGGCCGAATAAGGATGCAGCTTTGTTGTTGCTATCCAGGGTTTATTTATATCAGAAGAAATATGATGATGTAATAACGGTTGTTGATGATCTGCTTAAAACGACAGAGACTGAAATTATTCCTTATAGCACGTTGGAAAAATTTATATCGAGTGATGATGTTGTATATAAAGTGTATAATACTAACAATCCGGGAATGATTTTTTCTTGGGGTAAATTAGATGTTGATGCAACTGGCTTTGGATATGATCTGATGAGACATTCAAAAGCTTTTTTCTGTGCATCCAGCGAGTTAATCGGGTTGTATGATGAGGGGAATGATCTTCGTTTTTCTCGATATTATGACAAATATGATTTTAATAATTACGATGAAGGTATATTTTACGTTGCGACAAAAAATTATTGTAAAGCGTCAACGGCTAATGAGGCGTACGATCAAGCGTTGAGATTGGAAGAGGCTTATCTGAATCGGGCAGAAGCATATATAGAAAAGGGTGAGCATGAATTGGGCATGGATGATGTTAATGCGATACGTGCGGAAAGAATTAAGGGAGAGTATGAATTAGTTGCAAATTCTGTGGATGAGGCGAGGGAATTCTATCGTTTGGAAAAACGTTTAGAATTTAGTTTCGAGGGATTGCGTTGGTTTGATATTCGTCGGTGGGGACTTGAAATAGAACATCTTTATCAGGATTATAGTACTCCGACGGTTATAAATCATTATGTTTTGAAGGCCGGAAGTCCGAATTATGTTTTGAGTTTACCATTGGAAATTCAACGTAGTGACGATAAAATCGAGAGATTTGAACGAGTAGAAACCAAACAATAA
- a CDS encoding zinc-dependent metalloprotease translates to MKSIVYIITVLLCFSVTCVNASNSSWGKKKKKKAGTEKVESSDSTSKAASTSEYEKFMKDAVVKKGMFNVIKKKDKIYLEIPKAIMSRDFLISSRVSSTSRTWQIDPGTINRDPLLITFSCDENKVYIHFPHLDYVCKESSEMYEAYKRHSNPPIWKAFKIEVMSKDSSSCVIDATPLFLSSIAEFSPFPDLPAEVRMMIPFGGSFQSDRSKIEEFKAFEDNIIVKSMMTYTTDKEGPLTTIEARNIIILPEIPMVPRYADERIGFFEESRKLFDEHHDRLQQYGIINRWDLQPKDMDKYLAGELVEPVKPIVWYVDPAIPEKWRKYVKLGIADWNIAFEAIGFKNAIVVKDYPTDDPNFDPDDIHYNCYRFVASTRENSMGPSWIDPRSGEILCGDVISWYGVVTLLNKWRMIQTGAVDPSVRCPVMTDENMGEAMRYVAAHEIGHTLGLMHNFGASAAYPVEKLRDPEFTQKYGTTPSIMDYARFNYVAQPGDLEKGVKLTPPLIGEYDKFAIKYGYQVLPNVKSADDEKEILRGWVREQIGNKMCFYGKQVFQFNFDPRSMAEDLGDDVVKANTYGLKNLKYVAANFVDWMAVNDEGYAAVESTYKEIIGQFVRFMDHAMVSVGGMYINPKYYGDPEPLYQYVPKAKQIAALKFVLKNLNELQDWIINDKITAIIGPTAKHYVAQTQFFNEMLTRETLGRLQINEVDGKNVFTLDEYLGIIFDEMFTKKTGNLQLADMAFQNSFVENLTGYMDKGEFKSAGSNSLREWLNETTCSCHAYCESHHSFDAVDALGEIVLSPRIDKSNKRPIVMKYLRKTYNTAKSRMNTGNDKTREHYRLLVLKLNYLFD, encoded by the coding sequence ATGAAAAGTATTGTATATATTATTACGGTATTACTGTGTTTTAGTGTTACTTGTGTAAATGCTTCAAACTCTTCTTGGGGAAAAAAGAAGAAAAAGAAGGCCGGAACGGAAAAGGTGGAATCGAGTGATTCCACCTCTAAGGCGGCTTCTACGAGCGAGTACGAGAAGTTTATGAAGGATGCGGTGGTAAAGAAGGGAATGTTTAACGTGATTAAGAAGAAGGATAAGATTTATTTGGAGATTCCGAAGGCGATTATGAGCCGGGATTTCTTGATTAGTTCGCGGGTTTCTTCCACGAGTCGCACGTGGCAGATTGATCCGGGAACGATCAATCGTGACCCTTTGCTGATAACATTTTCATGCGATGAGAATAAGGTGTATATCCATTTTCCTCATTTGGATTACGTGTGCAAAGAGTCGTCGGAAATGTACGAGGCTTACAAGAGACACAGTAACCCGCCGATCTGGAAAGCGTTTAAAATCGAGGTGATGTCAAAAGATTCTTCTAGTTGTGTGATTGATGCTACTCCGTTGTTTTTGTCTTCGATTGCTGAGTTTTCTCCATTCCCGGATCTTCCGGCTGAAGTGCGTATGATGATACCGTTTGGAGGCTCTTTTCAAAGTGACCGTTCAAAGATTGAGGAATTCAAGGCTTTCGAAGATAATATTATCGTGAAGAGTATGATGACTTACACGACGGATAAAGAAGGTCCTTTGACCACGATAGAGGCTCGTAATATCATTATCTTGCCGGAGATTCCGATGGTTCCCCGTTATGCGGATGAACGGATTGGCTTTTTTGAAGAGTCTCGTAAATTATTTGACGAACATCATGATCGTTTGCAACAATACGGGATTATCAATCGGTGGGATTTGCAACCGAAAGATATGGATAAGTACCTGGCTGGAGAGTTAGTAGAACCCGTGAAACCGATTGTTTGGTACGTGGACCCCGCAATTCCCGAGAAGTGGAGAAAATACGTGAAGTTGGGTATTGCCGATTGGAATATCGCTTTCGAGGCTATCGGTTTTAAGAACGCCATTGTCGTGAAAGATTACCCGACAGATGATCCGAATTTTGATCCGGATGATATTCATTATAATTGTTATCGTTTTGTGGCATCGACAAGAGAGAATTCAATGGGGCCGTCGTGGATTGATCCCCGTTCGGGAGAAATTTTATGTGGAGACGTGATTTCGTGGTACGGAGTGGTGACTTTGCTGAACAAGTGGAGAATGATCCAGACCGGGGCGGTAGATCCTTCTGTGCGTTGTCCCGTGATGACGGACGAGAATATGGGAGAAGCCATGCGTTACGTGGCGGCTCACGAGATCGGTCATACGTTAGGGTTAATGCATAATTTTGGTGCATCAGCGGCTTATCCGGTAGAGAAGTTGAGAGACCCGGAGTTTACTCAAAAATACGGGACGACCCCTTCGATCATGGATTACGCACGGTTTAACTATGTGGCACAGCCCGGAGATTTGGAGAAAGGTGTAAAGTTGACGCCTCCTCTGATTGGCGAGTATGATAAATTTGCTATTAAATACGGTTATCAGGTACTCCCGAACGTGAAGAGTGCGGATGATGAGAAAGAAATTTTGCGGGGATGGGTGAGAGAACAGATCGGAAATAAGATGTGTTTTTACGGGAAACAGGTGTTTCAATTTAATTTTGACCCTCGTTCCATGGCAGAGGATTTAGGGGATGATGTGGTGAAAGCAAATACTTATGGTCTTAAAAATCTGAAATATGTGGCGGCTAATTTTGTGGATTGGATGGCTGTAAATGATGAGGGGTACGCGGCTGTTGAAAGTACTTATAAGGAGATTATCGGTCAGTTCGTGCGGTTTATGGATCACGCTATGGTGAGTGTCGGGGGAATGTATATTAATCCGAAATATTATGGTGATCCGGAACCTCTTTACCAGTATGTTCCCAAGGCGAAACAGATTGCGGCGTTGAAGTTCGTGTTGAAGAATTTGAACGAGTTGCAGGACTGGATTATTAATGATAAGATTACCGCGATTATCGGCCCGACAGCCAAGCACTACGTGGCTCAAACGCAATTCTTCAACGAGATGTTGACCCGGGAGACGTTAGGGCGCTTGCAAATAAACGAGGTGGACGGAAAGAATGTATTCACGTTGGATGAATATCTGGGAATTATTTTTGACGAGATGTTTACCAAGAAAACCGGTAATCTGCAGTTGGCAGATATGGCTTTCCAGAATTCTTTCGTGGAAAATCTGACCGGGTACATGGATAAAGGTGAGTTCAAGAGTGCCGGGAGTAATTCGTTGAGAGAATGGTTGAACGAGACGACTTGTAGTTGTCATGCCTATTGCGAGTCTCATCATAGTTTTGATGCTGTGGATGCTCTTGGTGAAATTGTGTTATCTCCGAGAATTGACAAGTCAAATAAGCGTCCGATCGTGATGAAATATTTGCGAAAAACATACAACACGGCCAAAAGTCGGATGAATACAGGAAATGATAAAACACGTGAACATTATCGATTGTTAGTGTTAAAATTGAATTATTTATTCGATTAA
- the ettA gene encoding energy-dependent translational throttle protein EttA, protein MTDEKKIIFSMMGVSKTIPPQRKIIKDIYLSFFYGAKIGVIGLNGSGKSTLLKIIAGLDPNYEGKVIWSKEHSIGYLPQEPQLDDSKTVKEVVQEGVQEVMDLLKEYEEVNMKFAEPMSDEEMDKLMTRQGELTELIEHHGGWEIDQKLERAMDALRCPEPDAEVKFLSGGERRRVALCRLLLQEPDILLLDEPTNHLDAESVEWLEQHLHQYSGTVICVTHDRYFLDNVAGWILELDRGEGIPWEGNYSSWLEQKAKRLEQEEKQASKRRKTLERELEWVRMAPKARQAKSKARLKAYDRMMDEDVKEKEEKLEIFIPNGPRLGNKVIEAEHVAKAFGDKVLFDDLEFKLPPAGIVGVIGPNGAGKTTLFRLIMGVEQPDKGTFEVGPTVKIAYIDQQHKAIDPEKTVYQVISGGSDLINLGGREVNARAYVSKFNFSGTDQEKKCGVLSGGERNRLHLALALKEDANVLLLDEPTNDIDVNTLRALEEGLENFAGCAVVVSHDRWFLDRIATHILAFEGDSKVVYFEGSYSEYEESKRKRLGDVTPKRIRYKKLIG, encoded by the coding sequence ATGACAGACGAGAAGAAAATTATTTTTTCCATGATGGGGGTGAGTAAAACGATACCACCTCAAAGAAAGATTATAAAGGATATTTATCTTTCCTTTTTTTATGGGGCAAAAATCGGGGTGATCGGTTTGAACGGTTCCGGAAAATCGACGTTATTGAAAATTATTGCCGGGTTAGACCCGAATTACGAGGGGAAGGTGATCTGGTCGAAAGAACATTCTATCGGGTATTTGCCACAGGAGCCTCAGTTGGATGATTCCAAGACCGTGAAAGAGGTCGTGCAGGAGGGTGTTCAGGAGGTGATGGATTTGTTGAAGGAGTACGAGGAGGTGAACATGAAGTTTGCCGAACCGATGAGTGATGAGGAGATGGATAAGTTAATGACTCGTCAGGGGGAGTTGACAGAATTGATCGAGCATCACGGCGGATGGGAGATTGACCAGAAGTTGGAGAGGGCTATGGATGCCTTGCGTTGTCCTGAACCGGATGCGGAAGTGAAGTTCCTTTCCGGGGGAGAACGTCGTCGGGTGGCCTTGTGTCGCTTGTTGTTGCAAGAACCGGATATTTTGTTGCTGGATGAGCCGACGAACCATTTGGATGCCGAGTCGGTGGAATGGTTGGAACAACACTTGCATCAATATTCCGGTACGGTTATTTGCGTGACGCATGATCGTTACTTCTTGGATAACGTGGCCGGTTGGATACTGGAACTAGACCGGGGTGAGGGAATTCCATGGGAAGGAAATTATTCTTCTTGGTTGGAACAGAAGGCAAAACGCTTGGAACAGGAGGAAAAACAGGCCAGCAAACGCCGGAAGACGCTGGAACGGGAGCTGGAATGGGTACGTATGGCTCCTAAGGCTCGTCAGGCAAAGAGTAAGGCTCGTTTGAAGGCTTATGACCGGATGATGGATGAGGACGTGAAGGAGAAAGAAGAAAAGCTCGAAATATTTATTCCGAACGGTCCTCGTTTGGGAAACAAGGTGATCGAGGCCGAGCATGTGGCGAAGGCTTTCGGGGATAAGGTGTTGTTCGATGATCTTGAATTTAAGTTACCCCCGGCCGGAATTGTTGGGGTGATCGGCCCTAACGGTGCGGGAAAGACTACTTTGTTCCGTTTAATTATGGGCGTGGAGCAACCGGATAAGGGGACATTTGAAGTTGGGCCGACCGTGAAGATTGCGTATATAGATCAACAGCATAAAGCAATAGACCCGGAGAAGACGGTTTATCAGGTGATTTCCGGGGGAAGTGATTTGATAAACCTGGGAGGACGGGAAGTGAATGCCCGGGCTTATGTTTCCAAATTTAACTTCTCCGGGACGGATCAGGAAAAGAAATGCGGGGTGTTGTCCGGTGGGGAGCGTAATCGCTTACACTTGGCTTTGGCATTAAAGGAGGATGCTAACGTGCTGTTGCTGGACGAGCCCACGAATGATATTGATGTGAACACGTTACGGGCCCTGGAAGAGGGATTGGAAAATTTTGCGGGCTGTGCCGTGGTCGTGTCGCATGATCGTTGGTTTCTGGATCGTATTGCAACTCATATCCTGGCTTTCGAGGGTGATTCTAAAGTGGTATATTTCGAGGGAAGTTACTCCGAATACGAGGAAAGTAAGAGAAAACGTTTGGGAGATGTTACTCCGAAACGTATACGTTATAAAAAATTAATCGGTTAA
- a CDS encoding polysaccharide biosynthesis/export family protein → MSVYKLFIVWVCGMCIFGCASSKKVVYLQDIKVDKRVKAACEYRTVIHVDDLLSIIVSCDDIEAALPFNTPMIGLGKEVTSGNQQAALGYLVDKEGYVDFPVLGKLQVDGISRNELADMLKEKLSGYLKNPIVTIQFLNFKVTVLGEVRNPGSYKVNSERISILDALGMAGDLQINAKRKNVLVMREDGNEKVFSRVDLTSSELLHSPFFYLQQNDVVYVEPSRGRIVGGNAGTFLPYILSSVSTFVAVLALIIR, encoded by the coding sequence ATGTCTGTTTATAAGCTGTTTATTGTTTGGGTGTGTGGAATGTGCATTTTCGGATGTGCATCCAGTAAAAAGGTCGTTTATTTACAGGATATTAAAGTGGATAAGCGAGTTAAGGCGGCATGTGAGTATCGAACCGTGATTCATGTTGATGATTTATTGTCGATTATCGTGTCGTGTGATGACATTGAGGCTGCCTTACCATTCAATACCCCGATGATCGGTTTAGGGAAAGAAGTTACTTCGGGGAACCAGCAAGCAGCTTTAGGATACCTAGTTGATAAAGAGGGATATGTTGATTTTCCTGTTTTAGGTAAGTTGCAGGTGGATGGGATTTCTCGTAATGAATTGGCTGATATGTTAAAGGAGAAGTTGTCCGGTTATTTGAAGAACCCGATCGTGACGATTCAATTCCTGAATTTTAAGGTGACTGTTTTGGGTGAGGTGCGTAATCCCGGGAGTTACAAGGTGAACAGCGAGCGAATCTCTATTCTTGATGCCTTGGGAATGGCGGGTGATTTGCAAATTAATGCCAAGAGAAAGAACGTTTTGGTGATGCGGGAGGATGGGAATGAAAAGGTGTTTTCCCGTGTCGATCTAACTTCGAGTGAGTTGTTACATTCCCCGTTTTTCTATTTGCAGCAAAATGACGTGGTGTACGTTGAACCGAGCCGGGGGCGAATCGTGGGAGGCAACGCAGGAACTTTCTTACCTTATATATTATCAAGTGTATCCACTTTCGTAGCCGTGTTGGCTTTAATAATAAGATGA